The proteins below come from a single Branchiostoma floridae strain S238N-H82 chromosome 5, Bfl_VNyyK, whole genome shotgun sequence genomic window:
- the LOC118416100 gene encoding colipase A-like encodes MVLSFRFSLGVVLVLLAMGPVVPGAQAKWTSLARSRRAGVLCKSVADCQSGECCPEQLGRCLPLLTEGHLCRPFSIQRGHDCPCTVGLQCNIPNQMKSRPVVVQSGTCASVEAQEEQAQETSKQAPRPGPSAFRPGGGRRVPSQERVRNLIHKMAGATAVGRRMPTSTGRRVWRG; translated from the exons ATGGTTTTGTCGTTTCGTTTTTCCCTGGGGGTGGTACTTGTACTCCTGGCCATGGGGCCAGTTGTACCAGGCGCACAG GCCAAGTGGACGAGCCTAGCCCGAAGCCGTCGTGCCGGAGTCCTTTGCAAGTCGGTCGCAGACTGTCAGTCCGGAGAGTGCTGTCCCGAGCAGCTGGGTCGCTGTCTGCCCCTGCTGACCGAGGGTCATCTCTGCCGCCCCTTCTCCATCCAGCGCGGCCATGACTGCCCCTGCACAGTCGGACTTCAATGTAACATACCGAACCAAATGAAGAGTCGGCCCGTGGTCGTCCAATCTGGCACATGCGCATCGGTAGAGGCGCAAGAAGAGCAAGCTCAG GAGACTAGTAAACAGGCACCCCGGCCTGGCCCCAGTGCCTTCCGCCCAGGTGGCGGGAGGAGGGTCCCCTCTCAGGAGCGGGTCCGTAACCTCATCCATAAGATGGCCGGTGCTACAGCTGTGGGCAGGAGGATGCCTACTTCTACTGGCAGGAGAGTCTGGCGGGGATAG
- the LOC118416689 gene encoding uncharacterized protein LOC118416689: METATPEPACQPPTDDDVDYMYDVLLSYCDRNRPWVLYTLASELERDNSFVLCLRDRDYESAKPRLQNFVDFAHISASIVVVLSAAYLADGPCQKELDRAIASGRTMVAVRFDGCEIPPPLRERTAVMLDRSDAAFWDKLHSFLRTYQVSTPSHAGACCYQKGRNTSFPIMPRVVVERPHDVDAVVVLVQITMETLKGLGRAGGRRREPHVVGVVGEAGVGKTVLALQVARKLTELGKKVFWMSVGAHPDILHNLTRLAAAMAGRQLFFSELPDVVNFLMTFTAGKDYVVILDDVQDAADVFDVICSLAGSCVAFVTCRNQGMLVRLHVPPSNVHVLGGLTGTAAELLLLRSAGLHGELKQGDPRAEAVASIVQVCNYIPAATVLVGSSVWNPKDPDWWKGTARDLKETENDPHTSKILGKALHVSYDSLRGETVRLCLIDCCVFQPGRDIPLTTLIVYWKYRRNISESSARGALYQLYSRSFIQRGGQHSSYRFHTSVLSYVKAMLKEPESQLHRDLLESCRTVGGGTWAECLQDGYYYQNAAHHFVRAGWTSTLVNLLTSFRWLKVKLTHTDVTSLLSDFKDLKALTPFPSPIQEVLDTIRLSGLVLAIDKSQFEGQFLGRLLKSSHPRIQKLISEIQREQRGDVALYPSSACLGRPGGCLVRSYYGHTDAVLCVVVTNFPDRKRVFTGCRDFTIRSWELGSSRDLGVLRGHRGEVCALHLRKDDRLLASASCDCTIKLWDTNRLELSATLTGHEAGVTGVAFTLDGRGLVSCSRDGVLKVWEDTVQIPSVSRLSVYKTSMTRSLSSYGSSWNIKKDLVAHSSQITSLCFFHCSSRVATCAADSLIKIWDLQEKDPTKRAGTLRGHRDIVRSVTMTKNDAYLISCADDKIIALWNTERSLLVRTLVNPDGPVAAISLSPDDTTLVSVGGASESSVRLWNLHTGQIIGTLRDSCTCALLVETTDETRLIACNGNDNKCNIWQFDYSSTELIYSNTSDVNVVCTTISRDGKLALTGSDDGKLSTWNAETGQLLGSYAVCQSSVSVLKLSPDNSIVVMGFQNAELVCCDVISLRKKWTSHEHHGAIQCVYITEDCKQIVSGARDKQVLLWDAFEGIKLRSFVLDDFGAVSVSMAGETVNAGTAENVLYSWTVGGDDTGNAVVGPKVESPPVPVVVLPDQWRVISGDLHSPDYVTFDEVGHECRHRSGHEAPVSALAVTLDGTTLIAGSVAGTLTVCNLSGQGEPAYCISPSDVSSDPGLGVEISAIGVTMTTGQMTFLTGDVDGAVKLWDSDTRTVRNPADRFQLLGAQQSGVTCFCNATDSLAVSGCRGGTIALWDLKERHRVRCWEGHHEAVTSIDCTKCDDDITVISTSLEGTIKAWRLTDEPPSPLRVWKSAPTVPAPRHLAAFTSERSACFISGSDGGSLCVYTINGEDSREIVTDQGSVNGLGVSSDGLTVLCSHVGGAYSCWKLTTGETIVTRQRSSGCTKRITAANKSTILMCPMQSVISAEDNRLIIWDAKHGSIKQVTYGAHSYVNRQQNCNSRGRKDYCAGNPKCYEITRRGVQHPAHCQSQRPRVTAVTSTDNGELIASADESNTVHVWSINTGNELLFLCSFTFDHKITDFSISGSGRMCVLQGGARLCFLDIRKPDD, from the exons ATGGAGACTGCCACACCTGAACCAG CCTGCCAGCCGCCCACAGACGATGACGTGGACTACATGTACGATGTTTTACTGTCCTACTGTGACAGGAACCGGCCCTGGGTACTGTACACCCTCGCTTCGGAGCTGGAAAGGGACAACAGCTTCGTACTGTGTCTCAGAGACAGAGACTACGAGTCTGCTAAGCCCAGACTGCAGAACTTCGTGGATTTTGCCCACATTAGTGCGAGTATTGTGGTGGTGTTGTCGGCGGCCTACTTGGCGGATGGACCGTGTCAGAAAGAACTAGACCGCGCCATCGCGTCAGGGAGGACAATGGTGGCCGTGCGGTTTGATGGATGTGAGATTCCTCCTCCGCTCAGGGAGAGAACAGCTGTGATGTTAGACCGCAGTGACGCGGCTTTCTGGGACAAGTTACACAGCTTTCTCCGCACCTATCAGGTCTCCACGCCTTCACATGCAG GTGCATGCTGCTACCAGAAAGGGAGAAACACTAGTTTTCCCATCATGCCTCGCGTGGTGGTGGAGCGTCCCCATGACGTAGACGCTGTGGTGGTTCTGGTACAGATTACCATGGAGACGCTGAAGGGGCTGGGGAGGGCAGGTGGGAGGAGACGGGAACCCCATGTCGTCGGGGTTGTGGGGGAGGCCGGTGTTGGGAAGACCGTGCTGGCTCTACAGGTGGCGCGGAAACTAACGGAACTCGGCAAAAAG GTTTTCTGGATGTCTGTTGGTGCACACCCTGACATTCTCCACAACCTTACACGTCTGGCAGCCGCCATGGCCGGCCGGCAACTTTTCTTCTCGGAGCTGCCTGATGTAGTGAACTTTCTCATGACCTTCACGGCAGGCAAAGACTATGTCGTCATTTTGGACGACGTCCAGGACGCAGCTGACGTCTTCGACGTCATATGCTCTCTGGCGGGAAGCTGTGTGGCGTTCGTGACGTGTAGAAATCAGGGGATGTTAGTGAGACTTCACGTGCCGCCGTCAAACGTACACGTTCTGGGCGGCTTGACTGGGACCGCGGCCGAGCTCCTGCTTCTGCGTAGTGCAGGGCTTCACGGAGAGTTAAAGCAGGGTGATCCGAGAGCTGAGGCGGTGGCATCGATAGTACAAGTGTGTAACTACATACCCGCGGCGACTGTTCTGGTTGGGTCGAGCGTTTGGAACCCGAAAGACCCCGACTGGTGGAAAGGAACTGCCAGGGATCTTAAGGAAACTGAAAATGATCCCCACACCAGCAAGATATTAGGGAAAGCGTTGCACGTTAGTTATGACTCTCTGCGAGGAGAAACTGTGCGGCTCTGTCTTATTGACTGTTGCGTGTTCCAACCGGGAAGAGACATCCCTTTGACTACACTGATAGTGTATTGGAAGTACCGGAGGAACATATCAGAAAGTAGCGCGCGAGGCGCCCTGTATCAGCTGTATAGTCGCTCTTTTATTCAAAGGGGAGGTCAACATTCCAGTTACCGCTTCCATACGTCTGTACTCAGTTACGTGAAGGCGATGTTGAAGGAACCAGAGTCTCAGCTGCATAGGGATCTTCTGGAGTCTTGCCGTACGGTGGGAGGGGGGACATGGGCGGAGTGCCTCCAGGACGGGTATTACTATCAAAATGCCGCTCATCACTTCGTCAGGGCGGGTTGGACCAGTACACTTGTCAATCTTTTGACGTCATTTCGTTGGCTTAAAGTCAAGCTCACGCACACAGATGTAACGTCATTATTGTCTGATTTTAAGGACTTGAAAGCACTGACGCCTTTTCCTTCTCCTATACAAGAAGTACTAGATACAATTCGTCTCTCGGGTCTTGTTCTTGCCATCGACAAGTCCCAATTTGAAGGACAGTTCCTGGGTCGATTGTTAAAATCGTCTCATCCTCGTATTCAGAAACTGATCTCTGAGATCCAGCGGGAACAGAGGGGTGATGTTGCCTTGTATCCATCCTCAGCGTGCCTGGGTCGCCCGGGAGGATGTTTAGTTCGGTCGTATTATGGGCACACAGACGCAGTGTTGTGCGTTGTGGTTACAAATTTTCCCGACAGAAAACGCGTCTTTACGGGCTGCAGAGACTTCACCATACGGTCCTGGGAGCTTGGCTCTAGCCGGGACCTGGGCGTTCTACGTGGTCACCGCGGCGAAGTGTGTGCGCTACACCTGAGAAAGGACGACAGGTTACTTGCCTCAGCGTCGTGTGACTGCACCATCAAACTGTGGGACACAAACAGGCTCGAGCTGTCCGCCACTCTGACTGGTCACGAGGCCGGGGTAACAGGAGTAGCGTTCACTCTGGACGGGAGGGGTTTGGTCTCGTGTTCTCGTGATGGAGTGTTGAAGGTTTGGGAGGACACAGTTCAGATACCGTCTGTTTCAAGACTCTCGGTATACAAAACCTCGATGACGCGTTCGCTCTCCTCGTACGGCAGTTCCTGGAACATCAAGAAAGACTTGGTCGCACACAGCAGTCAGATCACAAGCCTCTGTTTCTTTCACTGCAGCAGTAGGGTGGCCACTTGCGCTGCTGATTCGCTGATCAAGATTTGGGATCTGCAAGAAAAAGATCCAACAAAACGTGCTGGCACGCTCAGAGGCCACCGGGATATCGTCCGCAGCGTGACCATGACAAAGAACGATGCGTATCTCATATCCTGCGCAGACGACAAAATCATCGCTTTGTGGAACACTGAAAGATCACTTCTCGTCAGAACCTTGGTAAATCCAGATGGACCTGTAGCCGCGATATCACTGTCGCCAGACGATACCACACTTGTGTcagtaggtggcgcttctgaGTCAAGTGTCAGACTGTGGAACCTACACACAGGACAGATCATTGGTACACTGAGAGACTCCTGCACATGCGCGTTACTGGTAGAAACCACCGACGAAACAAGACTCATTGCATGTAATGGTAATGATAATAAGTGCAATATTTGGCAATTTGATTATTCTAGTACAGAACTTATTTACTCAAACACCTCAGATGTCAATGTTGTCTGTACCACGATATCCAGAGATGGAAAACTCGCCCTGACAGGATCAGACGACGGGAAATTGAGCACGTGGAATGCCGAGACAGGGCAACTTCTGGGTTCTTATGCTGTATGTCAAAGTTCAGTCTCAGTGTTAAAGTTATCTCCCGACAACAGCATTGTTGTAATGGGGTTTCAAAACGCAGAACTTGTTTGCTGTGACGTTATCTCTCTGAGAAAGAAATGGACTTCGCATGAGCACCATGGCGCTATCCAATGTGTGTACATCACGGAAGACTGCAAACAGATCGTATCTGGTGCGAGGGACAAACAAGTCCTTCTTTGGGATGCTTTTGAAGGTATCAAACTGCGCTCTTTTGTACTCGACGACTTTGGTGCTGTATCCGTATCTATGGCTGGAGAAACCGTGAACGCCGGTACAGCAGAAAACGTCCTGTACTCCTGGACCGTAGGAGGCGATGACACAGGCAACGCAGTTGTTGGCCCGAAGGTGGAATCTCCACCTGTTCCTGTCGTTGTTCTGCCAGATCAATGGAGGGTCATCAGTGGAGACCTCCACAGTCCGGATTACGTCACATTCGACGAAGTCGGTCACGAGTGCCGACACCGCAGTGGGCACGAGGCTCCGGTGAGCGCTTTGGCCGTGACACTGGACGGCACGACTCTCATAGCGGGTTCTGTTGCCGGCACCCTTACTGTCTGTAATCTCTCCGGACAAGGCGAGCCCGCGTACTGTATCAGTCCGAGCGATGTCTCCTCAGATCCTGGTCTTGGTGTGGAGATAAGTGCGATCGGCGTCACCATGACGACGGGCCAAATGACGTTTCTAACCGGTGACGTGGACGGTGCAGTAAAACTATGGGACTCTGACACCAGGACTGTCCGTAACCCCGCCGACCGTTTTCAGCTGCTTGGTGCCCAACAGAGCGGTGTCACTTGCTTCTGTAACGCCACAGACTCTCTGGCTGTTTCGGGTTGCAGAGGAGGAACCATCGCACTGTGGGACCTGAAAGAACGACACAGGGTGAGGTGCTGGGAGGGGCACCACGAAGCAGTGACGTCAATCGACTGCACAAAATGTGATGACGACATCACGGTCATCAGTACGTCATTAGAGGGGACCATCAAAGCATGGCGTCTCACAGATGAGCCCCCTTCCCCTCTCCGTGTGTGGAAGTCAGCGCCGACTGTGCCGGCTCCTCGCCATCTAGCTGCCTTCACTTCAGAAAGATCTGCTTGTTTTATCAGCGGGTCAGACGGCGGATCGCTGTGTGTTTACACCATTAATGGTGAAGATTCTCGAGAGATTGTCACGGACCAGGGCAGTGTGAATGGTCTAGGCGTGTCCTCAGACGGGCTAACTGTCCTGTGTAGTCATGTGGGAGGAGCTTACTCTTGTTGGAAGCTTACCACTGGCGAAACCATCGTTACAAGGCAACGATCTTCAGGATGCACTAAACGAATCACGGCGGCCAACAAGAGTACAATTCTTATGTGTCCGATGCAGTCTGTGATATCAGCTGAAGACAATAGGCTTATCATATGGGATGCCAAACATGGAAGTATCAAACAAGTGACTTACGGTGCACATTCGTACGTCAACCGGCAACAGAACTGCAACAGCAGAGGGCGTAAAGATTATTGTGCTGGAAATCCGAAATGTTACGAGATAACCAGAAGAGGTGTACAGCATCCGGCTCATTGTCAATCTCAACGACCGCGAGTGACCGCTGTGACCTCGACTGATAACGGTGAACTCATTGCATCAGCGGACGAGAGCAACACCGTCCACGTGTGGTCCATAAACACTGGGAACGAGCTTCTCTTCTTATGTAGCTTCACGTTTGACCATAAAATCACTGACTTTTCCATCTCAGGCTCGGGGCGCATGTGTGTGCTGCAAGGCGGAGCCCGCCTTTGTTTTCTGGACATAAGAAAACCTGATGACTGA
- the LOC118415491 gene encoding uncharacterized protein LOC118415491, which yields MRRLLVGVLIVLIAGMAVEGFNRRKPGPVKLFTNNYLKRLDKILGPRPELEGVVCSDDRGCNSGECCTKYKRCRPMISGEECYPLKILNMESCPCEGGMKCQVYRHLQWSHVMHQKGTCVPEDEYKELELKTYDEWTDKDPSGIKKYLGNKWRNQIGFTSGVLGRGRKRRSVQKNAH from the exons ATGAGACGTCTCCTGGTTGGGGTCCTCATTGTCCTCATAGCCGGAATG GCTGTGGAGGGATTTAATAGGAGGAAGCCTGGTCCTGTGAAGCTGTTCACCAACAACTACTTGAAGAGACTTGATAAGATCTTAGGGCCCAGGCCGGAGCTGGAAGGTGTTGTGTGTTCCGACGACAGGGGCTGCAACTCCGGCGAATGTTGCACGAAGTACAAACGGTGCAGGCCGATGATTTCGGGGGAGGAGTGCTACCCCTTGAAGATCTTGAATATGGAATCGTGTCCATGCGAGGGCGGGATGAAGTGTCAAGTCTACCGCCACCTGCAATGGAGTCATGTAATGCACCAGAAGGGAACCTGCGTACCAGAGGACGAGTACAAGGAACTG GAACTTAAGACCTACGACGAGTGGACCGACAAGGACCCATCCGGAATCAAGAAGTACCTGGGGAACAAGTGGAGGAACCAGATTGGGTTCACTTCCGGTGTCCTTGGTCGGGGGAGAAAACGCCGAAGTGTCCAGAAAAACGCACATTAG
- the LOC118416184 gene encoding uncharacterized protein LOC118416184 — protein MWSYGGTQRANISDFHITRLASELSETIWSSLNKSHVGADIINIVITSFRRGSVVADYYIQLRQSTEVTDREIQETLRSALRNSTDLNHSLDIRIQLESICVKVDGVSTCKDDGSPQWPPWATYAIAGCAGLAVLATLALIVSRVHKSGRFSWELEQQSDGPDLGGGSNMPDTNHHMNPLYNV, from the exons ATGTGGAGTTACGGAGGAACTCAACGAGCCAACATCTCAGACTTTCACATCACTCGGCTCGCATCTGAGCTATCAGAAACA ATCTGGTCTTCGCTGAACAAGAGCCATGTTGGAGCTGACATCATTAACATCGTCATCACCAGTTTCCGTAGGGGAAGTGTGGTAGCAGACTACTACATTCAGTTACGTCAGAGTACAGAGGTCACGGACAGGGAAATACAAGAAACACTCAGGTCCGCTCTGAGGAACAGCACGGACTTAAACCACTCCTTAGATATACGTATACAACTTGAGTCAAT ATGTGTGAAGGTGGACGGAGTCAGCACGTGTAAAGATGACGGGTCGCCACAGTGGCCACCGTGGGCAACATACGCCATTGCAGGGTGTGCAGGTCTGGCCGTCTTGGCTACCTTAGCCTTGATAGTCAGCAGAGTCCATAAAAG TGGTAGATTCTCGTGGGAATTAGAGCAACAGAGTGATGGTCCTGACCTTGGCGGTGGATCCAACATGCC gGACACCAACCATCACATGAACCCCCTTTATAACGTGTAA
- the LOC118415488 gene encoding patched domain-containing protein 3-like, with the protein MVAKILDSKLRGSFFHYGRVLANCPAPFIVLPLVLSAMLGYFGGSRLILGDDLEYLFTPEDGQAKRDGTAMRDAGFQPTDLTASWSAGRVIVKVKDDWENILKSDAVDEILRLNDAIRNATNTDGETFTDLCFRTQLGCLESNILGLMSNFRLLNTSQDMNITYPHYNPFGVGGLWPDLYLGDELGGVDTAGDSRTVVAARAMQLIYHVNATGQRRISMMTAFHRAVADFRSDRVLAFFTSGDSLNDEILTLPERVMPYLAVSGGLLIVFAVGSCTMADCVLTKPWVALVGVMSAGLAVVSSVGLVLLCGQTFPTHVAMVPFLLLGIGVDDMFIMIASWRKTDSRLAVPERTGHALADAATAITITSLTDCVAFAVGTITVFPAVRIFCIYAAVGVAFDYVYQITFFAAILSLAGRREKAGRHWLTCLKVPTNEEAGQMSSIKKLCCSGGNPAQDDVSDQHSDEDRRLPFMNKLLCNYLAPFVVNPLGKLLILLVFFGYLGVAIWGCFHVRVGLEFENLVADDSFVKDFYRAEHRYFKEYGPKVDIIDTGPCEYWKDEVQEAVRNKMSSFDKSPFFKNSSTTAQVWLEDYLLFLKNTGNGSAATDETLFLYLLNTQFLPTVGRHHKMSIIFNSNFTAIEASRFVVITRNVKTKEQEKDMMLEARRIAEHGPLKMTAYTIDFVFSDQIDEILPSTLQTILIAAAAMFVVSLVFIPNCISTMLVTFAVVSIDAGLVGYMALWGVQLDIIATISVIVCIGFSVDFSAHITYAYVSSEAETTGEKMREALQTVGMPIIQSSMSTILGLLVLAFFPAYLFRSFFKTMFLVMVFGSSHGLLVLPVLLTAPCPKCCNARHHRKGAIANQKAQETAKENQTRETASSPKRSLHSSDGYIPMKTMCSSEMSREDTIERCLQDAEDTLLTVILEGKAAGLDNPVLRVTPLRFNEETRTTTL; encoded by the exons ATGGTAGCCAAGATTCTAGACAGTAAACTCCGTGGTTCATTCTTCCACTACGGACGCGTGCTCGCCAACTGCCCCGCCCCCTTCATCGTTCTACCCTTGGTGTTGTCTGCGATGTTGGGATATTTTGGAGGATCCAGGCTGATCCTAGGCGATGATTTGGAGTATCTATTTACACCAGAGGACGGGCAGGCGAAGAGAGACGGCACCGCAATGCGGGATGCTGGGTTCCAACCCACGGATCTAACAGCGAGCTGGTCTGCTGGGCGCGTGATTGTGAAG GTAAAGGACGACTGGGAAAATATACTGAAGAGTGATGCCGTCGACGAAATCCTGCGGCTAAACGACGCCATCCGCAACGCCACAAACACCGATGGAGAAACCTTTACAGACTTGTGCTTCAGGACACAGCTGGGATGTCTGGAAAGTAACATACTCGGCCTGATGTCGAACTTTCGTCTACTAAACACTTCACAGGATATGAACATCACATATCCGCACTACAACCCTTTCGGTGTCGGGGGGTTGTGGCCTGATCTGTACTTGGGAGACGAACTTGGAGGAGTTGACACCGCAGGGGACAGTAGGACAGTTGTAGCTGCCAGAGCAATGCAACTCATATATCACGTGAACGCAACTGGACAGAGGAGGATAAGTATGATGACAGCATTCCACCGTGCTGTCGCGGACTTCCGGTCTGACAGAGTCCTCGCGTTCTTCACTTCCGGTGATTCGCTCAACGACGAGATTTTAACCTTACCGGAAAGAGTTATGCCATATCTCGCCGTATCCGGTGGTTTGTTGATAGTTTTCGCGGTCGGGTCGTGCACGATGGCAGACTGCGTGCTGACGAAGCCGTGGGTTGCGCTGGTTGGCGTGATGTCGGCGGGCCTGGCGGTGGTGTCGTCCGTAGGGTTGGTGCTGCTGTGCGGCCAGACTTTCCCCACACACGTAGCCATGGTGCCATTCCTGTTGCTAG GTATTGGTGTGGACGACATGTTCATCATGATCGCCTCGTGGCGTAAGACTGATTCCCGTCTGGCGGTGCCGGAGAGGACGGGCCACGCCCTGGCTGACGCCGCCACCGCCATCACCATCACTTCTCTCACGGACTGTGTCGCCTTCGCGGTCGGGACCATCACGGTTTTCCCTGCCGTGCGGATATTCTGCATCTATGCTGCTGTAGGCGTCGCCTTCGACTACGTGTACCAG ATTACATTTttcgccgccatcttgtctcTCGCTGGCCGGAGAGAGAAGGCTGGTCGCCATTGGCTGACGTGTCTCAAAGTTCCAACCAATGAAGAGGCAGGTCAAATGTCATCAATCAAAAAACTCTGCTGCTCTGGAGGTAATCCAGCACAAGACGACGTCTCCGATCAACATAGTGATGAAGATCGCCGACTTCCGTTCATGAATAAGCTGCTATGTAACTATCTAGCCCCATTTGTTGTAAACCCGTTAGGAAAACTGTTGATATTGTTAGTTTTTTTTGGTTACCTTGGGGTTGCGATATGGGGATGTTTCCACGTGCGTGTAGGGTTAGAGTTTGAAAACTTGGTTGCAGACGATTCTTTCGTCAAAGACTTTTATCGCGCGGAGCATCGGTACTTCAAGGAATATGGGCCAAAAGTAGACATTATAGACACGGGTCCTTGTGAGTACTGGAAGGATGAAGTGCAAGAAGCTGTGAGGAACAAGATGAGTTCCTTCGACAAAAGTCCGTTCTTTAAGAATTCGTCCACAACCGCCCAAGTGTGGTTGGAAGACTACCTCTTGTTTCTAAAGAACACAGGAAACGGCAGTGCTGCTACAGATGAAACTCTCTTCCTTTATCTTCTCAATACCCAGTTCTTACCAACGGTCGGCAGGCATCACAAAATGTCCATAATTTTCAACTCAAATTTTACTGCTATTGAAGCCTCCCGGTTTGTAGTCATAACAAGAAATGTCAAGAccaaagaacaagaaaaagatATGATGCTCGAAGCACGGAGGATAGCGGAACATGGCCCATTGAAAATGACTGCCTATACCATTGATTTCGTTTTTTCTGACCAAATTGATGAAATTTTACCCAGCACCTTGCAGACGATACTCATCGCTgcggccgccatgtttgttgtatCATTGGTTTTCATTCCAAATTGCATCTCCACGATGCTCGTGACATTTGCCGTTGTTTCTATAGACGCGGGACTTGTAGGTTACATGGCGCTGTGGGGAGTACAGCTGGACATTATCGCCACAATTTCCGTTATCGTTTGTATTGGCTTCTCTGTTGATTTTTCGGCCCATATCACGTACGCTTACGTCAGTTCTGAAGCGGAAACGACAGGGGAAAAGATGAGAGAAGCTCTGCAAACGGTGGGAATGCCCATCATTCAGTCCAGCATGTCAACTATATTGGGCCTACTTGTTCTCGCATTTTTCCCAGCATACTTGTTCCGATCGTTCTTCAAAACCATGTTCCTTGTGATGGTGTTCGGCTCCTCGCACGGACTTCTGGTCCTACCCGTCCTTCTGACAGCACCCTGTCCGAAATGTTGTAATGCAAGACACCATCGAAAGGGGGCGATCGCCAACCAGAAGGCACAGGAGACGGCAAAAGAAAACCAAACCAGAGAAACTGCGTCGTCACCAAAACGTTCCCTGCACAGTTCAGACGGCTATATTCCAATGAAAACGATGTGTAGCTCTGAAATGTCCAGGGAGGACACCATAGAGCGCTGCCTACAAGATGCAGAGGACACTTTACTAACTGTCATTCTGGAAGGCAAGGCAGCCGGCCTAGACAACCCAGTACTGCGGGTAACACCATTGCGTTTCAACGAGGAAACTAGAACCACAACACTCTGA
- the LOC118415489 gene encoding uncharacterized protein LOC118415489, producing the protein MPQTLLKQLTMIFSPMWAVVVKRRKGYFLTTRRRATMLLSPSSVLILLLLAGWPCEGETYRSDISFDAKFPSDGDLVEGNSSFEWQISSDGNVTSGNSSFPKNGNSTRTKNDCEKSNKSLEWKFAAKVNIGEPSTIMETLTRVLAELSLFEQHLGATRVLLDRVRHQTAIATEVLAPYQRLGAKMYKLLDTILTYEEAKAACEAEGATLLATKDKATQDGLTRHRAHWLSQSTWLGLRKNPTAAEEQWVWSDGGPLGGWTQWGGVANCLPDPDWLESISISLEDGDEWLRPQIEPPRCPEGQLNCTYLTAEGFWYKASCDSKANGICQRPVPGCKSARPREVFRVERSSGMPVYSTWQRVGLDIWAEWNVQEVIVELFKDHTSVLKLVFDGKGSDHMSWFSPDNVLSAPWTDLIEPTFFSIQGDKRNDRRFFINERYYSCEHDQGWLAVLESEKPPCAWERPHGFTNDDLPIILYSTAPWKVTWEQVSGINYVGVADFMTVSIVECQNL; encoded by the exons ATGCCGCAGACTTTATTAAAGCAGCTTACAATGATATTTAGTCCGATGTGGGCAGTGGTAGTGAAGAGACGAAAGGGTTACTTTCTTACTACACGAAGACGTGCCACCATGCTGTTGTCGCCGTCCTCGGTGCTGATTCTCCTGCTGTTGGCGGGGTGGCCGTGTGAGGGAGAAACCTACAG GTCCGACATCAGTTTTGATGCTAAGTTCCCCTCAGACGGTGACTTGGTAGAGGGAAACAGCAGCTTTGAGTGGCAGATTTCATCTGACGGTAACGTCACATCGGGAAACAGCAGTTTTCCAAAAAACGGCAACTCCACAAGGACCAAGAACGACTGCGAAAAGAGCAACAAGAGTCTCGAGTGGAAGTTTGCCGCAAAAGTCAACATTGGCGAGCCCTCCACCATCATGGAAACCCTCACCCGG GTGCTGGCGGAGTTATCACTTTTTGAGCAGCATCTCGGTGCTACAAGAGTGCTTCTGGACAGAGTGCGTCATCAG ACCGCAATCGCCACAGAGGTTCTGGCCCCATATCAGCGTTTGGGCGCCAAGATGTACAAACTCCTGGACACCATCCTCACGTACGAGGAAGCAAAAGCCGCGTGTGAGGCCGAAGGCGCGACCCTCCTGGCAACGAAGGACAAGGCAACCCAAGATGGACTCACCCGGCACCGTGCTCACTG GCTGTCCCAATCTACGTGGTTGGGTCTCCGGAAGAATCCGACTGCAGCTGAAGAACAGTGGGTGTGGAGTGACGGTGGGCCGCTAGGGGGATGGACGCAATGGGGCGGTGTAGCCAACTGCCTACCAGACCCAGACTGGCTTGAGTCGATTTCCATCAGCCTCGAAGACGGAGATGAGTGGCTACGACCCCAGATAGAGCCACCCAGGTGCCCCGAGGGACAACTGAATTGCACATATTTGACTGCTGAAGGTTTCTGGTACAAGGCATCGTGTGATTCCAAGGCCAATGGGATTTGTCAGCGACCAG TCCCTGGGTGTAAGTCTGCCCGTCCACGCGAAGTGTTCCGTGTGGAGAGGAGCTCCGGGATGCCCGTGTACTCAACCTGGCAGAGGGTGGGACTCGACATCTGGGCGGAGTGGAACGTGCAGGAG GTGATTGTGGAACTGTTCAAGGATCACACCAGCGTGCTGAAGTTGGTGTTCGACGGGAAAGGCAGCGATCACATGAGCTGGTTCTCCCCGGACAACGTGCTGTCTGCCCCATGGACAGATCTCATCGAGCCGACGTTCTTCAGCATCCAGGGGGACAAGAGAAATGACAG GCGTTTCTTCATCAACGAACGATACTACAGCTGTGAGCACGACCAGGGCTGGCTGGCCGTGCTGGAGTCGGAGAAACCTCCATGCGCCTGGGAACGTCCTCATGGCTTCACTAACGACGACCTACCCATCATCCTCTACTCCACAGCCCCGTGGAAGGTCACCTGGGAACAGG TTTCAGGTATAAACTACGTCGGCGTGGCGGACTTCATGACGGTGTCCATTGTTGAGTGCCAGAACCTGTGA